GTACGGCGCGTCACAGGCCGCCGACGGAGACAGGGAGGCCAATGTGAAAGAGGTCTGTGATTTCCTGAAAAGCTGTGGCAATTACTACATCGCCACAATGGAAGGCGACCAGCCGAGGGTACGCCCGTTCGGGAGCCTCGGTATTTTCGAGGGCAGGCTCTATATTCAGACAGGAAAAATCAAGGACGTGTCAAAGCAACTGGCCGCCAATCCCAAAGTCGAAATTTGCGCGCTCGACAAAAACGGAACGTGGGTTC
This sequence is a window from Synergistaceae bacterium. Protein-coding genes within it:
- a CDS encoding pyridoxamine 5'-phosphate oxidase family protein, producing MLFLLAVLFTGGYGASQAADGDREANVKEVCDFLKSCGNYYIATMEGDQPRVRPFGSLGIFEGRLYIQTGKIKDVSKQLAANPKVEICALDKNGTWVRIQAVAVDDPRREPKQLLIDLQPGLEKMYSADDDNTQVLYLKDAIPKF